A region of the Dysidea avara chromosome 9, odDysAvar1.4, whole genome shotgun sequence genome:
TGGgtgactattctaatagagcagtcaccatggggtaaaaattttaaaaggtgcacaaaatatgttggaaaaactgaaacttaccagagtttgaaccagggacctccatacctacgTAACAcccgcatccttaaccactgaaccgcTGCTATCACCTCACTAATTTCtgtataaatgaaaattctagtttaagCCTGATTATATATCATGCCAACTTTCGGTAGTCATAAGGCTATTATTCAAGAGagaaaaatgtattggagacaTATGGGAATGTAAATGTAAGGCAATATAGCACGGCAGTGAATAGACTGCTGCTGCTTAATAACCTCAAAAGTTATCAGCCACCTGATATTATCTGGTTTAGCATTAAAAAACTAGAATATTCATGCTGTTTACGCCTGGCAATTTAATTAATAAAAAATGTTATATTTCCAATACAATTTGTATGGGTTGAAGCAATGATACTGCATTGCATACAGGCAAAGACATTTCAAGCTCCGAATAACCTCTAACCCATACTGTGGTCACTTAAACTTCAGAATAATATTGCAATTTGGCTGATTTGATATTGACAAAGGCTGGAAAATTTTAATTACTTGTATTTTTAAAGCCACAATTTTTTCAGTGAACAGCATAATAAACCCTGGATAAAGCCTCGAAGGAATATAGCAGGAGCCATTTTACACTTTCCAAGCTAGGACAAGGTCGTAATCAGCTAATCAGCTAATACACAACAAAATCAGAGGAATCCCCTGCATTTAACCACAAACTCACACACACTAACCAGCTTTCTTGCTCGCTCCCTCATCGCTCAATCCCTCCCTCCCCgggcaaatttttttttttggacaAGGTTTTGACTTAGAAAAAATTTGACATACAAAACACAAAAATAAACAGTTTTAGTATGTAGTATAAGATTTGGTTGTGCCACATGACGTGGCGTGTTAAGATGTTGGTAGAGATTGATTGACACGGACCTGGCGGTGGTGGGAGTAGGCCCATGGccagttgatgatgatgattgcaATTGTTCAGGTGTGGCACTGTTAAATGCGAGGCTAAATATTAAACTCCGGTTTTCCCAGGGCTTTGCCATCACACTCCACCACTAAGTCTGGTAAAGTGCTGGGCTCCAATCATAGGGGAATCGGTAATGGAAGCACAGCGACCCTCAGGTATTGCcagcaaggtcaagtgctccaaaAGTCTTAATAATGGTCATATGATAGACCTCACTCCATTCAAACTGGTCACAGTGGACCTGAATAAAGAAAACTGGTGGAACTTCTAATCCTACTACTACCCAGGGAGAAATGagttgcaagattcttgcaagacTGCAAGTGACTTGCAAGAAACTTGCAAGAAAAGGGACATTTTCCGTGCAAGAATCTTGCTTGAAGACTTGCAAGTCTTGCACATGATTTCTCCCTGGGATATAAGACCGACATTGATCATCAACTTGTCATCTGATAACACGTGATATTGAATCAGCCTACATACTCTGAGGGTTGCCTTGCATTTGGAATCTTCAAGTGATTTTTTCAGTAGCTGGTAATTTCCAGCTGTCCAACAtttgacagccagtgctgggggtggtagcaAAGGCTAAATCTAGTCCTACCGCAGCCCTgtttctttcatgagccatacTAGATAATTTGTTACTGTCTGTACGCATACGCAGAGCCTCGCCCATTTATCAATGAGTATATTGCAGTCTTGTTTACCTGCAAGCTTAAATGGAGCCACGCCAACTAATTGTATGCAAATTCCTCAACTAGTTTTGCAGCAGGCAGCTTCTGTTGTGAGCCTTGCAttattacatgtagctatgctAATTTATCAATATCAAGGTATGTTTAAGTTTGTAAGTACCCACAAAACCATACTTGACTTGTCAAAACTGATGTCATCAGCTAATATCAAAGCTTGTACTGCACTGTCACAAGATGTAAAAATAGTGTAATTCTAGTGCTAGCCAGGTTTTATATTCTAAACCAAACAATGATGCCACACTTGGTTACATCATCCACACATTCCAGAAACTGAGGGttttgcataattcattttaacggcTCTTAActgcttccaccctcctctgataAAATACCTATGGATTCATGAAAAGTAAAATGATCCCCATGAAATGTGCCATGAAATGTGCCATGACATGTCATTTTCTTCCATGACATGaaataccatatttacttggttaaatgccatgGCGTTTATTATCttagttttaaaaattgatGCGGCGACTTTGAATTGACCACCACTCAATGCTCAAAAACGATGTTGAAGCTTGGAATTTTAAAATCGGGtgtggcaccactcaagtgcggcgtttaaccaagtaaatatggtatgcCAAGAAAAATAGAAATTTTGTCATAAATTTATACTAATGAGAGGCATTAAGAAGTATTGCACTGTTGAAAAACACTGATGCTGTTTTCCCATATCTAGCTTCTTTTCAATATTAAGTGTAAAGCTGGCTGTCCTTGTGAAGGAGGTGGATATATGCACTGCATGACAACTGTAATATTGGGAAGAGAATTCTACTGTAACAATCTATCTTGGCCTCTTGTTAACTTTGTTTATTGAATTTTTAAATGCCCAGTAACTATATCAAAAAGTGGGAAActtttaattataattattaaattgtAGTGAAGAAGAGGCAACAAGGCTTGTTTTCATGTTAGTTACATATACACTGTGAactttgtacatgtgtttgtggtagGGTGTATTATATATACGTTTCATCATACTGTATGCATTATAGGAGCAAAGGACATTGGTTAACCAGTACAAACAAAGAATATCAATTGGAGCAATACAAGTACTGTTTGTCAATACATCATGACTTCTTACCAAACACTGTACATTGTAAGCATCAGTAGCCACTGACATCATCTGAACTACTGGTATTGACTTTTGTTTAAAAAATCTATTCAAGCTCAGAAATGACAATGATACCGTATAATGGGTATTTTTCGAATGGCTAAATTTTCGAAAAATATCAACTTGCAAACatttcaaataaatattttcGAAAATGTCACAGTGTATGGTGCACCACCTTCCTAATTAAGATGGACCGCACTACATGGCTCCAAACATTGTTCGCTATTGCTAGCTCTCCCATCATGCGATGTTTTCTGTGTGATTGATTTGGGCACATCATGTGTAGGTGAGACGATCTGGACCCATGGAGAGGAGCTTTTTATGTTGAAATTAATGATCTCGTCCACTCGCCGCCACACTGCCGTAATCTGCTCAGTACCACTAGCTAGAAACTATAGTTAACAAACTGTGGGCAGAGAAACATAAAAAGGGCTACTGATTGCAGCGTATACCATAAAGTGGTGGTACTGGTAGCCTTGCGTGGCCAGATTACTTTTTCTCAAGCATGGTAGCGATttgtattagctagctatgttttcAAGTACGTAAAAGGGATCACTGATGTGGTTGTATTATGTTATTATTTGTGTAGCGGAGCTAGATAActaatgtgcaaaaatggctTAGCTATACCCATTGAGCTACTCAGctttaattttgtaactagctagctCAGTATTTTTGAAAGTTTTATTTTCGAAAACAGTTGGCAGTTTTCGAAATTTTCGTAAATAAAGCCATTCGAAAATTATCCATTATACGGTAAAAGTTATATTTTACCACAACATAAACATACACACAACTCATGTTTGCTAGATGGTATGGAgctgaaacaaagatattcttattCTCCATGAAGAGGAAAGTCTGTTGGTATATAAGTTACACCATTTTGagtattgtttcactgtttactgtagTGATTAAAACGTGCATAAATTATTTTAGTAGCACTAGtcttttacccaatgtatttcaatgtgatttcaaaaacagaattagtaTAACAACTTAATCACATTTAGTGTATAACCACAAATTACATCtaccttttcttttctttggcATTATGTACCATCTTAGCATGGGAAACGGATTTGGTACTGTGAAACTTAAGTTCAGGAAGGTGACAAAAAACATCATCATCTGAATCTTCATCATCTTTAACAAATGGGTTTTCTACTCTCTTAATATCCACAGCATAAGCATCCACTTCCAAAGACTCTACAGTAGTGGGAGCTTGGGCTTTGTGTAATTTTCTTTTCTTATTGCCTTTTAACAGATTCAAGCCACTACAACCATTCAATGAGGTAGTACCTACTATAATGACCAAACCACATGTAATGCTCAGTACTTCCCCATGTGGTGCATTCTCTTAATCATATTGAAGCCAGTGCATCAGAACTAATTACTATTTGGCAGGCCATATAGTTTAATTCTGACTTTAGGGAAAGTTTCTGGCAAATGAGAAACTTGTAGTAGTGTAATTATACAACGGAAACTGTAATCAAACACCACTGGAACCTGATAGTAGGAAGTAATTCAGCAAGTCACAAACAGCTTGGTATACAACACAATTCCCTCTTACCCTCATTTTTGATTCATCACAAACCTGCCTATTTACTGTCACCAAAAATGGTATTGCAGCAATGAATAAATTTAAAAGCTGCCACTGTCACTATCACGAATAATCAAGCACTTACGGCATCTCAGTACATATTAGAATTCATTTCAGGGGGCAGGGCGCTTGCCCCCTCTCCCCATAAATTTTAGCAAAAGTTTAAATAAAAGTCTGAGATACACCATTGCCCTCCTCCCCTTACTCATAAAGCCTCATTGTGCCCCCTCTTGAGTCATTTTCATTACCTAAATGAAGGCCTGCTATTGATATTgtgataaaataataataaagatgGCATCTTGATAGATGGGAGAGTACATACCACACAAGTGTTAACAACCAATTACTCCATACTGTAAAAAATTTCAATACAAGTGTATGGTTCTTGGGGAAAAAACTGAAGGCAAACCCACACTACCATCCCTGCAAATAACATTCATTTGCATATACACTACAGTACATGAGGAATTTAAAGCCAGCCACCATCCACCACCATACAAGCACTGAATCACACGTGCACACAATTATAGTACAAAAGAATTACCACATTTCCTCATATAAAAGCACGGGAttttattacctttcaggcctaCAAACAAATAGGGACTTTATTTGAGACCCAGTGTTTATTTTGGATAGGCCTGAGTGACACTCAGCATTTTAATCAAATTCAAATCATAGTAGGAGGCCATTATTGTGATGGTACAGTAAGCATAGACAGCCTTACACAGTGTGCTGATTACATAATAGTAGAAGCCTAAAATAATTGCAAAACAGTTGTATGATGAATAtcgtgcatgcatacacactcgCACATACTACTCACATGATCACTTGTAGCATCTTCATCTCTGAGATGGCTCTAAATTAAATGTTAAAGAAAGAGCAGCAGCAAGGGAAAGAATTAGTACTAATTAGCACTAACAATAGATCAATTAATAGCCAAGGCCTCTATTTGAGACCAGATGTTTATTCTCCAAAAGTGCTAGAAACCCCAAAGACAGGTGCTAATTTGAATGTGGATTTTATATAAGGAAATATGGTATTGAATTTTACGTAAAGGTTTTAAATTTgttaacaatacagttatgTATGTAACAGCATAACTGAAACTTCATACCAACTACTGTTGGTGGGTGGAATCCTTAGTAAAGAAGTCTACTGCAGTGTTGTTGCTGAGAGGCCCTCTGCGGGTTGGGATATATATCATACACCAAATAGTATCTCTTGGCCACTCTCTTAGCTCAGTTGCATAGCTATATACTATTTCAAAGAATGTGGTCATAGTAAGTCCTTTGACATCACAGGTTTTCTATGATGAGATACGTAAGTAGTTGGAAAAGATGGACATGGTCAGGAATGGACGTCAACAAAGACACAGACACAGATATGGATGTAGACACAGATCAGTtctaaaatatttttaaatttgaatAACAGGATACATGTACCTACATTGTTTTATGTCAGTCTCAAATTCCAGTCCCAGCTGTGATCATTACAGTGCTTGTCTATATGTGCAGCAGGTAGGCTTTAGCACATCACGCAAGGATAGACCATGTTGTACATGTAGCGTAAACAACCAATTATTGACACATATCTATTATCAACGATATTGAGGCATGCATAACATAAATGGTGATATAATGAGAATAGTAGTGTACGGATTAAACAAGGAGCAAAATACATGATTTTCTTTACTGGTAAGTGTTAGAAATTATTTCTTGTATAACTCTACTAGTCCTAGGTACTAGTTACCAAGCTTTAAATTAATTGCGACTAGTTTGGTGGTTTTCACTACCCACAAAAACATGTAACATAATTACAGAACGATGGTACAGCACAACAAAGCCAAACTTGAGCCATTTACTCTTCAAAGATATCCCCACATTATATAAAATCTTTTTAAATCCATAAATTCCACAGAAAGATAGACAGAAAAGTTTCTAAACCCATCAATAATAGATCTATGGCAACGTATGGGCGGACAATGATAGATTAATGACACTGATGATTGATTAAGTTGTACTTCTTGACATAATGAGCTGATTACTTCCAATAGTGCTTTGAAAATTGTTTTCTATGGAGAATGAAGAATGATATATCAGACAGTGAAAACTGGACCTTTACTCTAGAAATCTGTTTTATGAGTTGTACGTATTCAGCTAATTTACTTTAGCTTAACATTGTAGGCTAGACTCTTACCCAAACCATGCAGGCATCAGCAACACTTTGCACAAGCCCTGTGCAAGAGATACTTATAAGCCATGAGGCCCTGATACATAATAAGGGTGTTTCTGAGAGATGACACTTCAAAATGCCCATACTAGTGTATTCTACACAAGAAATACTTGCTGAATacaacattattatttatttacacATGAGTCATACAGAGATCTGATTGTacacaaatttcagtcaaaacaTGTACGCAGATATACATGCTAAGCCAATTATGGACAGTCAATTATAGTTACATGTCTAGCTGGTGTGACTATTCAGAGAATAGAATCTCCCACACACCATTGTAGTCTAGTCATTGTAATCTAGCCAGCGTGCTGTCATATATGAATTGTTGCACTGTATAGGCAACCTATTCAAATATGGCTGCACGACTACAGGTACGTACTGTAGTCTGACGATGCAGTAATCTAGCAATGCTTCAGAAATGTAGTGGAGAGACTAAAATAAAATCCTGCAATAGAGAGGCAGGACAAATGGCATCAACAGCAGTTGATCATGGGAGTTATATAGCCACAATTCTGGCATGCAAACCAGCAATCCACACTCTGACTTCTTGGAACTGGCTTGGTCACGCCATCAAGTAACACCTACTTAGTTTTCTACACTTGGTCAGCACATTTTCATAAGAATACATTCTATATAGTTATGGGTCATATAGCTGCTTCAGTGCATGTGAGTCAGTTCATTTCTGTTGTTTACTGTGTCAGTTGGTTCATTACATGTTTCAGGAATAGTCTTATTCTTACCAGGTTCATTGGGTCTTGTTCTCTTTCCTTCCAAGATATTTGCAGCTTCAACAATGAGCAACAAATTTCCTTCTTCTCTACTGCCTCGACGTGATATGAGTTGCGGCTGGTGGCTATAATTGCAGGTAACGATACATGTGATAAACGCTTGGATAAACGTCTTACTAAGCTACCTTTACAACCTGTAATAGAAGCAATCGACGTTAACGATGCAGGCTCTATACAcacgtagctagctaggtagTACCAGGAGTAAGCTCCTGgtagtacagtagtacaatAAACTTGTATGGCTTGAAAAGCATGCTTTGAGCCAATTTCATTAGCTTGATTTTATATACCACCGAATAGATTCCTTCTTGAATTCATTTCTAAATTCATCTTCTACTGAGCTACGTACGTAGCTACTAGCTAGTCTACGTATCCAAGAATCAACGTCAGCTACGATACATGAGCTAGCATCGGTCGTCAAGCTTCTGGTTTTCAGTAGTAAGTCTACTAAGTCATACACTATACACGCCAAGTTGGGTCCATCATTAGTTCATAGGAATAGCTACTGTCTGGCTACGTAAGAGAAAATGAATTTTTGTATGATGTGGCTAAGAAAAGGTCCATTTGGTGCAGTGACCCCTCTTGCCATATCACGAGGACTGGCCATATGACTGCCTTTGTGTAATTGTGTTTATAGATGGTCTGCACATAATACAGCTTGAGTGGGTGAGCATTGGGCCATGGCAGATTGCTGACACTAGTGTACTGGCAGAAAAAGAGAGCTACGTAgctgatataattattatgtatgagAACTGCTCTGGATGACAATCCTAAGGTAGCTCACTGCATGAGTAGCTAGTCATGGATCGATTCATGTTTACGTTATAAACATTTTATATAGTAAAGTTCATACATAGCACAGTACTACGTAGGTACTGGATAGCATAGGTAGACACACTCACAAGGCAGAAACTTGCCtgtgacaacaaatcatagTAGATGCAATAACAACTCCCCAGGCATACCATCAGACATCTAGTCTTTTTGTAACCTTAATTCAGGTATCTTTGAGTATAACTTCAAGCTGCTGCTGGAGAAAGTGCTAACTAGTGGCAAGGACTAGCTAGTGGCAAGGGCATGCAGCTGATCTAGCCCAAGAAAAAATTTAAAAGTGTAGAATAACCAGAACTAGTGTTGTGATGTGCGTTTATAATATCAATCTGAATATGAATAAAGACATATAGCTACTGTTGAAATGATCTGAAATAATACCCAAATGATCTGAAATAATATCCAAATGATCtgaaataatatatatacaaatgATCTGAAATCCAGTTTAAATCCTTAACTATATTAACCGCACCTGTGTCACACGTCTCCAAAACAACAACTTGTTACTACTAACAAATGAACAGTGTTTGCTAAAACTATGCCTCAAGCCTGTTGTGTTCAAAAATAAAATTCTATTGTCTGGCCCAAAAGTTTTTGTAAACAAACTCCTACTTACTACACTAACTGTTATGATAATGGTTCACTTCATATTGTCAACAGTAGGACATACGCCATCACCAAGCGACCAcaggtgtgtttgtgtgtgttccaCTACAGAATTTGTTGGTCACATCCCATAAATAATGGACTAATGGTGACAGTAATCAGTAATACAATCACATAGTGGGCGACTGATCAATTGTGTGGTTGTCATCAAATAACATTAGTCAGTACAGAGTTGTGTGTGAATGCTATTATGTGCATCCTTCACAGCTATCACTAAATTACCAGTTTTATAAGAAGTGTCTGAACCACAGTAGAACTAAAGAAAATACATGGAAATATGATATTGACTTGTGCGAGGAGTGAGTGAGTTTATAGCCATGTGGTTGTCTATTTGTTCTGTGTTTCGGTTTCATTAAACTCACCAATACCCACTGTGATACCCTTTGAGGAAATGGCCACATAACATGTACATATTTGGTGGTGAAGACATCTAGTCTCTATTACTGACCACAATAGCTCATATCAATCACACAACTCTGATGACATGTTGTAGTGAAGATTCTCAGAGCATAACACCAATAAAGATTCTCTCATAGAATAACACCAATGAAGTTTCTCTCAGCGAAGTGTCTACCAAAGCCAATAGAAGCTCTACTAAATTTATTAAATACAATTAAGTACATACACAGCAtcaggagcccataagtgccACAAGGCTTGGGGCTCCTGACAGCATAACATTCAAGATTGTAGACTTAAATATACAGTGAAATCTCACATGGAGGCCACTTCACCCTGTGCATTAAAAATGGCCACTGCCACTAGATCCCAAAACACAGCTAAGGAGCACTTCATGACTTTATTAATAATGCAGCCACATCATATAGTTTTGGTCCCACAGgttggccctattaatgaggttcaTTGTATGAGAAGTTCAGTGTAACAACTACATTTTGACCAGCACAAGTATTGTGAAGACAATCCTCTCATTTAACCCTCTTCACCTGCTAATGGCTATTCTGTTGTTACAGTTCAAGATTATTCACCTACCACAAATTGCTTTACTGAGAAAATGACCAGGCCAGTCAAAATGGGCATAGCATCAGAATACCAAGAAGTTATGAAATAGTTACTGACAAACTAGTTCCAAGaatattgttattgtgtatACCTCAATGGTATATTCCCCTGCTCTAAATACAGAACCAACTCATGTCAGAGC
Encoded here:
- the LOC136266950 gene encoding uncharacterized protein isoform X1 is translated as MKMLQVIIGLNLLKGNKKRKLHKAQAPTTVESLEVDAYAVDIKRVENPFVKDDEDSDDDVFCHLPELKFHSTKSVSHAKMVHNAKEKKRFFKQKSIPVVQMMSVATDAYNVQCLGDCLMRVSRVDLSQLDYTQYGIACLVFFIVLPT
- the LOC136266950 gene encoding uncharacterized protein isoform X2, whose amino-acid sequence is MKMLQVIIGLNLLKGNKKRKLHKAQAPTTVESLEVDAYAVDIKRVENPFVKDDEDSDDDVFCHLPELKFHSTKSVSHAKMVHNAKEKKRFFKQKSIPVVQMMSVATDAYNVQCLEIYNANKTEVFTTWKRPQLPPL